Proteins encoded in a region of the Homalodisca vitripennis isolate AUS2020 unplaced genomic scaffold, UT_GWSS_2.1 ScUCBcl_8573;HRSCAF=16729, whole genome shotgun sequence genome:
- the LOC124374457 gene encoding calcitonin gene-related peptide type 1 receptor-like has translation IVMSTLPEGHTLDQVIGLRRYECDRLPSRVDNTSEVMCPREFDGWTCINATSAGDVAYFPCPFFILGFDPKRYGLRVCLEDGSWFKHPESNKTWSNYTTCVDMEDLQLRTQVNFIYKTGYTVSLAALIISIIIFFYFKSLTCTRIQIHKNLFISLALNNCLWLIWYEAVVDNLPVLMENRALPQSGQGAEVPREGYWDTAYVLCIPCGWG, from the exons GATCGTGATGTCTACTCTGCCGGAAGGCCATACTCTGGATCAGGTGATTGGATTGCGTCGGTATGAGTGTGATCGTCTTCCCTCAAGAGTGGACAACACATCAG AAGTGATGTGCCCCAGGGAGTTCGACGGCTGGACCTGCATAAACGCCACTTCAGCCGGAGATGTGGCATATTTCCCATGTCCTTTTTTCATCTTGGGCTTCGACCCTAAAA GGTACGGACTGAGAGTGTGTCTAGAAGATGGATCATGGTTCAAGCATCCGGAGAGCAACAAGACCTGGTCCAACTACACAACTTGTGTTGACATGGAGGACTTACAG tTAAGGACTCAAGTTAACTTCATTTACAAGACTGGCTACACGGTGTCACTGGCAGCCCTTATCATCtcaattataatattcttttacttCAA GTCTCTGACGTGCACAAGGATCCAGATCCACAAGAACCTCTTCATCTCACTGGCACTCAACAACTGCTTGTGGCTCATCTGGTACGAGGCAGTCGTTGACaatctgcccgtcctcatggagAATAGG gcTCTTCCTCAATCTGGACAGGGTGCCGAAGTGCCTAGGGAAGGCTACTGGGACACTGCCTACGTCTTGTGTATTCCTTGTGGGTGGGGTTGA